A genomic window from Pecten maximus chromosome 4, xPecMax1.1, whole genome shotgun sequence includes:
- the LOC117325904 gene encoding nucleolar GTP-binding protein 2-like, giving the protein MAKTNAKKPRIRDHVNKSKHSMNPDRKKGEGGANMRDRSTIKRLQMYKNFKPKRDKTGKITKPAPFQSRLPSGSVARVEPNRKWFGNTRVITQNALQTFQEEMTKVKNDPYKVVMRQTKLPITLLNETAKHARVHLLDTESFESTFGKKSQRKRPNLKFEDMEALVEQASSSVEKYDSEKDRDLVTEEPEFREEMPEVIFKAGQSKRVWGELYKVIDSSDVVVQVLDARDPLGTRCYQIERYMKKEKPHKHLIFVLNKVDLIPVWVTQKWVAILSSEYPTMAFHASITNPFGKGSLINLLRQFAKLHMDKKQISVGFIGYPNVGKSSIINTLRAKKVCNVAPIAGETKVWQYVTLMRRIYLVDCPGVVYPSADSKAEFVLKGIVRVEMVKTPEDYISELLKRVKKDYIKQTYKIEEWTSAEDFLEQLAKKCGKLLKGGEPDFSTMAKMVLNDWQRGKIPYFVRPPGSEEDESSTRNIEDPTGNTVKQGQAVENTAEVQEKQGETTPLEDEEATETTVNANVKKGVIPKVRQDLSKINVAPAFIPEDIKKLELDMLEGDDSEVSEEEEEEEEEEEKEEEDAESNEEVVKNEETKTETTVDTKEKCRKNNMKVSRKTAKKCEEDSVNDDECEVQDIDNDTCDKVKDTGDSKLTGKRSSKKVQFEATACDTKSPTQGRKRKPEIKQSRSGKFLVTEVDEEENVTKKQKLTSKQRRRLDRDSKTKKIGSQFYTQTNVKNKSRRK; this is encoded by the exons ATGGCAAAAACAAATGCGAAGAAACCGAGAATCAGAGATCATGTTAATAAGTCGAAGCATAGCATGAATCCAG ATAGAAAAAAGGGTGAAGGAGGAGCAAATATGCGTGATCGATCTACCATTAAGCGACTTCAGATGtataaaaattttaaaccaaAAAG GGACAAGACAGGGAAGATCACTAAACCGGCCCCTTTCCAGTCTCGTCTGCCTTCTGGAAGTGTAGCTAGAGTCGAGCCAAACAGGAAGTGGTTTG GTAACACAAGAGTAATAACACAAAACGCTCTACAAACCTTCCAGGAGGAAATGACCAAGGTTAAGAACGACCCCTACAAAGTGGTCATGCGACAGACCAAACTCCCAATCACCCTTCTTAATGAAACGGCAAAA CATGCAAGAGTACATCTCTTAGATACAGAAAGTTTTGAATCTACTTTTGGAAAAAAGTCACAAAGGAAACGCCCCAACCTAAAGTTTGAAGACATGGAG GCTTTGGTGGAGCAGGCTTCATCTTCAGTAGAAAAGTATGACTCGGAGAAGGACCGTGATCTGGTTACAGAGGAGCCAGAATTTAGAGAGGAAATGCCAGAGGTCATTTTCAAGGCTGGACAGTCAAAACGAGTCTGGGGAGAGCTTTACAAG GTGATCGACTCGTCTGATGTAGTGGTACAGGTGTTGGATGCCCGAGACCCACTAGGCACCAGGTGTTACCAGATAGAACGCTACATGAAAAAGGAGAAACCACACAAACACCTTATCTTCGTTCTCAACAAAGTTGACTTGATTCCGGTCTGGGTAACT CAAAAATGGGTGGCTATTCTGTCTTCCGAGTATCCTACAATGGCGTTCCATGCCAGCATCACCAACCCATTCGGAAAAGGCTCCCTCATCAATCTCCTAAGGCAGTTTGCCAAG CTGCACATGGACAAGAAGCAGATTAGTGTTGGCTTTATAGGCTACCCCAATGTCGGCAAGAGCTCCATCATCAACACACTCCGTGCAAAGAAAGTCTGTAACGTCGCACCTATAGCAGGTGAAACTAAG GTGTGGCAATATGTGACACTGATGAGGCGGATCTACCTGGTCGACTGTCCAGGTGTGGTGTATCCTTCTGCAGATTCTAAAGCTGAGTTTGTCCTCAAGGGAATC GTACGGGTAGAAATGGTGAAGACCCCAGAGGACTATATCTCAGAGCTGTTAAAACGTGTGAAGAAAGATTACATCAAGCAGACCTACAAGATTGAGGAATGGACTAGTGCTGAGGACTTTCTCGAGCAACTAGCCAAAAAATGTGGAAAACTGCTCAAG GGAGGAGAGCCAGACTTCAGCACAATGGCTAAAATGGTCCTGAATGACTGGCAAAGAGGGAAAATTCCCTACTTTGTACGACCTCCAGGCAGTGAAGAA GATGAGAGTAGCACACGTAACATTGAAGATCCGACAGGAAACACTGTTAAACAAGGACAGGCTGTGGAGAATACTGCAGAGGTACAGGAAaaacaaggggagacaactccattAGAGGACGAAGAAGCAACAGAGACCACTGTTAATGCGAATGTGAAAAAAGGAGTTATACCAAAGGTACGACAAGACCTGAGTAAAATCAATGTAGCCCCTGCCTTCATACCTGAGGACATAAAAAAACTGGAACTGGACATGTTGGAAGGGGATGATTCTGAAGTTTCTGAGGAGGAAGAagaggaagaggaggaggaagaaAAGGAGGAGGAAGATGCAGAGAGCAATGAGGAAGTTGTGAAGAATGAGGAAACCAAAACTGAGACAACTGTAGACACTAAAGAGAAGTGTAGAAAAAACAATATGAAAGTCAGTAGAAAAACAGCCAAGAAATGTGAGGAGGATTCTGTGAATGATGACGAGTGTGAGGTACAGGATATAGATAATGACACTTGTGATAAGGTCAAGGACACTGGGGACAGCAAATTAACAGGGAAAAGAAGCTCAAAGAAAGTCCAGTTTGAGGCTACAGCTTGTGACACCAAGTCCCCAACACAGGGACGCAAGAGAAAGCCAGAGATAAAACAGAGCAGAAGTGGCAAGTTCCTTGTTACAGAGGTGGACGAGGAAGAAAACGTGACGAAGAAACAAAAATTAACCAGCAAACAG AGACGACGCTTAGATAGAGACTCCAAAACCAAGAAGATAGGCTCTCAgttttacacacaaacaaatgtgaaaaataaaagCCGACGAAAATAA